CGGCATCGGATCCAACGTCGCCACCGCAATGTCGCCGACCCTGAAGAAACGCATCGGCTCGCTGGCCTACCCGATCGCCTCGGCCAAGGGCTTCATGCGGCACCGCCCGTTCCCCGCCCGGCTGAGCTTCCCCGACGGGGACCACGAGGCCAGGGAGTACAACAGCCTGATGCAGGTCTCCGTGGCGAACGGGCGCTACTTCGGGGGCGGCCAGCTGGCGGTGCCCGACTCCGGCATCGACGACAGCACGCTGGACATAACGGTGATCAGGCACGGCAACGTCCGCGAACTGCTCACCGTCGCCCGGAACTTCAAAAGCACCGAGCTGCTCGAAACGGACCAGGCCGAACACATCCGAACCCGGAGGGTGCGGGTCGAGACCAAGCCGGACCTGCCGATCAACATCGACGGCGAACTGGTCGCCAGCACCCCGCAGGAGATGTCCGTGGCGCGCAACGCGCTGCACGTCGCCGTTCCCCGCAGCTGGGTCGACGGTGGATGACGGGGGGGGAAGTCCCCGTCCCGGTTCGCGTGGCTCGGTGTCTTCGGCGCTCCCAGCGCCGAAACGGCCACGCCGTCCGCCGCGAGCCGAGCCGCCGAAGCCCTACGAGTGCCGTTCGGCACACGCGCCCCGGCCGGGTGGATTCGGCGCGGTCGAACCGGTAGACCGGTCGCCGAACCGGCCAGCCCCGATTTCGCAAGGGACGACCTCGTTGACGATGTGGAACTACAGCAACGCGCCGCGCTGCACCGTGTGCTCGCACCGCGCGATCATCGACAAGCAGCAGGCGCAAACACTGGTCAACTCCTCGGACGGCAGGCTGGTGGCCTATCAGTGCCCGATAGAGCTGTCCAGCTGGCACGTCTGGGCCCCCGAGTTCGACAAGGCCGCCGGAACGAGTTCGGAATAGGCGCTCCGGGGCCTCGGCACCACCTCGGTGGCCGGTTCCCGGGGCTTGCCACCTCCACTTCGTCCGCGGCCGCTCTCCTCGAACGGCGCCCCGCTCAGCCGAGGTCCCGTGCCAGTGCCCTGCCCGCGTTCCTCCCGGAGAAAACGCACCCGCCGAGGAAGGTGCCCTCGAGGGCGTTGTAGCCGTGCACCCCGCCCCCGCCGAAGCCCGCGGCTTCACCAGCGGCGTAGAGCCCGTCCAGCACGTCGCCGTCCGGGCGCAGCACCTGGGAGTCCAGGTTGGTCTCCATGCCGCCCAGGGACTTGCGGGTGAGCACGCGCAACCGCACCGCGACCAGCGGCCCGTGCCGGGTGTCGAGCAGTTCGTGCGGGGTCGCGACACGCAGCACCCGGTCGCTGACGAACCGACGTGCCGAACGAATCGCGGTGATCTGCGCGTCCTTGCCGTAGGGGCGCCTCATCTCGCGGTCCCGCGCCACCACCTCGCGTCGCACCCTCTCGTGGTCCAACAGCTGGTGCCCGGTCAGCTCGTTCATCCCCGAGACCAGATCACGCAGGTTGTCCCGCACGACGAAGTCCGCCCCGTGACGTTCGAACGCCTCGACCGGACCCGGCGGCCCGCTCCCCACCCTGGACAGCAGGTCCCGCAGCCTCTTGTTGGTCAGGTCCGGGTTCTGCTCCGAGCCGGAAAGGCCGAACTCCTTGGCCAGGATGCTCCGGTCGAGGAGGAACCAGCTGTGGTCGTGACCGGTTTCGAGGATGCGCCGCAGCGTTCCCATCGTGTCGAAGCCGGGGAAGTACGGCGGGGGCAACCGGTTGCCCGTCGCGTCCAGCCACAGCGAGGAGGGGCCGGGCAGGATGCGGATACCGTGTCCGGGCCAGACCGGGTCCCAGTTGGCGATGCCCTCGGTGTAGTGCCACATGCGGTCGCGGTTGACGAGGCTGGCCCCGGCCCGCTCCCCTGCCCCCAGCATCCGACCGTCCACATGGGCGGGAACTCCGGTGAGCATGTGTTCCGGGGCCCGGCCGAGCCGTTCCGGCCAGTTCCGCCGCACCAGCTCGTGATCGCCCCCTATGCCTCCCGAGGCCACCACCACTGCCTGCGCGTGGCGTTCGAACTCGCCGACCACCGTCCGCGCGGAGGCAACCCCCCGCCGTTCGGCCGAGGGTTCCAGCACACTGCCCCGCACCCCCTGGACCGCGCCTCCGGAGACGAGCAGCTCGTCCACCCGGTGGCGGTACTCGAAGCGCACCAGACCGGCGCGCTCGGCCTCGCGCACCCGCTCGGCGAACACCCGCACGATCTCAGGGCCCGCCCCCCAGCCGAAGTGGAACCGCGGGACGGAGTTGCCGTGGCCGGTGGCGGTGCCGTCCCCGCGCTCGGCCCAGCCGACGAAGGGCATGAACCGCATGCCCAACCCCCGCAGGTAGGCACGTTTCTCGCCCGCGGCGAAGGCCACGTAGGCCTCGGCCCAGCGGCGCGGCCAGTGGTCCTCCGGCCGGTCGAAGGCGGCCGAGCCCATCCAGTCCCGCAGCGCCAGCTCGTGACCGTCCCTGATGCCGATCCTGCGCTGCTCGGGACTGTCCACGAGGAACAGCCCGCCCAATGACCAGTGAGCCTGACCTCCGAGGTTGTCCGCGTTCTCCTGTTCGACCACCAGCACGGAACGCCCGGCACGGGTGAGTTCGTAGGTGGCCACCAGACCCGCGAGTCCGGCACCGATCACGACGACGTCCGCGTCCGCCACGATCCCGCCTCCTGTCCGTTTCGACGACCACGGCTTCGAGAAGCTCTCGGAGCGAGTCGCGTCACGCTATCCGGAACGGGACGGTCCCGAACAGTGCTCCCGGCTCGAGCGCGTCAACCCGCACCCACCTCGTCGGTCGCGGGCTCCGCCCGAGGCCGACGTTGCCCCGCATCGGTGGCCAGGTAGTCCTCCGGGCTGGTGTGATCGGTTCCGCGGGAAGCCCCGGAACGACGCAGCACCGGGGTGAGCACCACGGCCACCAGCAGATTGAGCAGCAGCGCGACGGCACCGACGTAGATCTGCGTCCGCACGTCCGGCAGCGGCTGCCAACCGAAGAGGCTGAAATCCGACAGCGGCATCGCGGAGCCGCCGAAGTGCCCCCGACCGGTGACCGGGTCCTTGGGAATCAGGTACAGCTGCCACAGACCCCAGGACATCCCCACGGCCCATCCGGCGGCCAGCGCCCAGCGGTGCAGCCATCTCGTGTAGAGCGCCACGGCCACGGCAGGCAGCGTCTGCAGGATGATCACACCACCGATGAGCTGCATGTCGATGGAGAACTGCGGATCGATGAAGACGATGCTCAGCACCGCTCCGAACTTGACGACCAGCGAGGCGAGCTTGGCCTGCTTGGCCTCCTGGGCCGGGGTGGCACCCGGACGGAGATGTTCCTTGTAGATGTTGCGCGTCCACAGGTTCGCCGCCGCGATGGACATGATCGCGGCCGGGACGAGCGCTCCGATGCCTATGGCCGCGTAGGCCAGCCCGGCGAACCAGTCCGCGAACATCCTGTCGAACAGCACGGGGACGATCGTGTTGGAGTCCGGCTCGCCGGTGGCCCCGTTGACGATCGGTTCCACCCCGACCGCCAGTGCCGCGTACCCCAGCAGCGCCAGCATTCCGAGCAGGAACGAGTAGGCGGGCAGCGCGACCATGTTGCGGCGGATGACCCTGCGTCCCGAGGAGGCCAGGATCCCGGTCAGCGAGTGCGGGTAGAGGAACAGCGACAACGCCGAGCCGAGGGCCAGCGTGGCGTACTGGAGCTGGTTGTGCTCTCCCAGCAGGATCGAGCCGGAGGCCTGCCCGGTGTCCGGATCCGGTCGGGACAGCACGGCGGCCGAATCGTCGATGATCGAGCCCCAGCCGCCGATCTTCGTGGGCAGGTAGAACACCGCCACCAGGATGACCACGTAGATCAGCAGGTCCTTGACGAAGGCGATCAGCGCGGGAGCGCGCAGCCCGGAGTGGTAGGTGTACAGCGCCAGCACCACGAAGGCGACGAACAGCGGGGCGTGGCCCGCGAGGCCGCTTCCGTTGAGCCCCATGGTGCGCAGCACCGCCTCCAGCCCAGCCAGCTGCAACGCGATGTAGGGCATCGTCGCCACGATCCCCGTCACGGCCACCAGGGTCGCCAGCAGCGAGGAATCGTAACGACCGCGCACGTAGTCGGCCGGGGTGACGTACCCGTGCACTTTGGATACCGACCACATGCGCAGCAGCGGGAGCAGCACCAGCGGGTAGAGCACCACGGTGTAGGGCAGTGCGAAGAAACCCATCGCTCCGGCGCCGAACACCAGGGCGGGCACGGCCACGAAGGTGTAAGCGGTGTAGAGGTCCCCTCCGACCAGGAACCAGGTTA
This genomic stretch from Actinopolyspora halophila DSM 43834 harbors:
- a CDS encoding FAD-binding dehydrogenase produces the protein MVADADVVVIGAGLAGLVATYELTRAGRSVLVVEQENADNLGGQAHWSLGGLFLVDSPEQRRIGIRDGHELALRDWMGSAAFDRPEDHWPRRWAEAYVAFAAGEKRAYLRGLGMRFMPFVGWAERGDGTATGHGNSVPRFHFGWGAGPEIVRVFAERVREAERAGLVRFEYRHRVDELLVSGGAVQGVRGSVLEPSAERRGVASARTVVGEFERHAQAVVVASGGIGGDHELVRRNWPERLGRAPEHMLTGVPAHVDGRMLGAGERAGASLVNRDRMWHYTEGIANWDPVWPGHGIRILPGPSSLWLDATGNRLPPPYFPGFDTMGTLRRILETGHDHSWFLLDRSILAKEFGLSGSEQNPDLTNKRLRDLLSRVGSGPPGPVEAFERHGADFVVRDNLRDLVSGMNELTGHQLLDHERVRREVVARDREMRRPYGKDAQITAIRSARRFVSDRVLRVATPHELLDTRHGPLVAVRLRVLTRKSLGGMETNLDSQVLRPDGDVLDGLYAAGEAAGFGGGGVHGYNALEGTFLGGCVFSGRNAGRALARDLG
- a CDS encoding diacylglycerol/lipid kinase family protein yields the protein MSTNGETVNKVAVVVNTLSRTGSIAYSQAVRSLTAQGVPLGTTYPLRDPARLVETVRSAVDDGHDFVVIGGGDGTISSVVDVLAHTGVPMGLLPLGTANDFARTLEVPTDLEQACRTIAHGKVVDIDLGLCGNNYYANRASIGIGSNVATAMSPTLKKRIGSLAYPIASAKGFMRHRPFPARLSFPDGDHEAREYNSLMQVSVANGRYFGGGQLAVPDSGIDDSTLDITVIRHGNVRELLTVARNFKSTELLETDQAEHIRTRRVRVETKPDLPINIDGELVASTPQEMSVARNALHVAVPRSWVDGG
- the mctP gene encoding monocarboxylate uptake permease MctP is translated as MQWTEFGVFTALFLLVSVMGFAASRWRRAASMEHLDEWGLGGRRFGSWITWFLVGGDLYTAYTFVAVPALVFGAGAMGFFALPYTVVLYPLVLLPLLRMWSVSKVHGYVTPADYVRGRYDSSLLATLVAVTGIVATMPYIALQLAGLEAVLRTMGLNGSGLAGHAPLFVAFVVLALYTYHSGLRAPALIAFVKDLLIYVVILVAVFYLPTKIGGWGSIIDDSAAVLSRPDPDTGQASGSILLGEHNQLQYATLALGSALSLFLYPHSLTGILASSGRRVIRRNMVALPAYSFLLGMLALLGYAALAVGVEPIVNGATGEPDSNTIVPVLFDRMFADWFAGLAYAAIGIGALVPAAIMSIAAANLWTRNIYKEHLRPGATPAQEAKQAKLASLVVKFGAVLSIVFIDPQFSIDMQLIGGVIILQTLPAVAVALYTRWLHRWALAAGWAVGMSWGLWQLYLIPKDPVTGRGHFGGSAMPLSDFSLFGWQPLPDVRTQIYVGAVALLLNLLVAVVLTPVLRRSGASRGTDHTSPEDYLATDAGQRRPRAEPATDEVGAG